GGCAAGGGAAGGCAAATTGCCAGCGATGATAATAGCGTTAAAAGACAGCGGTTTCTCCCCAGAAGACATCATAAAACTCCTGTCCATCACAAATAAGGACGGCTACACGCTTTTATTTGGTGGTGAAGACAATGAAGATTTAATCAAAACCTTAGAGGAGGTAGGGCTTAAGAAAGACGATCTCAAGCCATTATATCTGAGATGGAAAGGGATTGAAAAGTCGAATTGAAACATTTGTTGAAAAAAATTTAAAAAGAGTTAAAGAATTGGCGCAAAAACGGAAGAAAAATTCCACAAAAGTTAAATCATAAATAGAATTTCCTCGAGATTAATTGATCCTATTGATGAAGGTTTGGATCTGAGATGCCGAAAACGCAGCCACAAATTGGAAAGAGAAATACAAGTGCAACACCTTTGGGAAACAGAGTCGGGAAAACCTGAGTGGTAAAATTGCAAAATATTCCTTCTTGCAACATCGGGGCATGAGATGATAGCTTAGTGGCCTTTAACTTGCGTGCGCACCCTTATGTCTTCGGAAAACCATAAAATTCTTTCCCGCGAATGCCAGGCCACTATGATCCCGGTCGGCGATCATGTAAACCTGCCCGCCGGCACTAAAGTGACCATTACTCACCGCCTGGGCGGCAACTTCACCGTCACATCAGATTACGGCATGTTTCGGATTCAAGGTAAAGATGCTGATGCCATCGGTGAGCCTATCCCTGCCGAAGTCCCCCAAGAAGAAGAAAGCACACCCGAGAATCATGATGGCTCGGTTGACGAAGAAGCCCTCTGGTCAGCCCTTAAAAAGGTCTTCGATCCAGAAATACCCGTCAACATTGTCGATCTAGGCCTCATTTACTCCCTCCAAACCACTCCTTTGGAAACGGGAGGAAACCATGTACTCGTCCACATGACATTGACAGCGCCCGGCTGTGGCATGGGCCCGGTCATCGCCGAAGACGCAAAGAACCAACTTTTGGCAGTCAACGGAATCAAAGACGCGACTGTTGACATTGTCTGGGATCCTCCCTGGAATCAAGACATGATCTCGGAAGAAGGCAAAATGCAACTTGGCCTCATCTAAGAAGCGTAATTTTGTGTTGCTCGTTTAGCATTAACCCATTAGGTTAAGAGTTACTTGTTGGTAAGTAACCCTACACCCCATGACGTTATGAGAAAATACAATGCCATTTACGCCCTAATAATGAGTTTTTACTCAAAAGCTTTTTATAGAGATGTTGCCCGCAATTGGACAGGAACCGGCTTCGCCTTCCTCTTCTTTCTAGCAGCTCTCCTGGCTGTACCCGCAGCATTCGTCATACAAGTTGGGATTGGCAATACCCTTCAAAAGGATGTACAAGGCCTTGTGGACCAGATGCCTGATATGAATATTAAAGAAGGCATTCTCTCTACCCCAAACAATAAAACGTACGAAATACGCGATACCGATACACAGGAGCTGATTGCCCTCATCTCACCCACGAACGCTACCCTTGCTGAGAACGGAGAAGAGCCAAAAATCCTGGTACAGCGCACAGAGGTAATCATCCGCAAAAACAGCTACGAAACAAGAACGTATAGCTTTGCGAACATAAAAGACCTCCATGTAGACCAAAAGATGGCCTACAAATGGCTAAACATGGCAGTCAAATGGTCCGGAATCACACTCTACCCGCTTATTGTACTGGGCTTATATATCTCCGGAATTCTGTACGCGCTCTTATTATCGATATTGACCCTTATTCTTAGCTTAATCATCCGCGCGCACTTCACCTATTTACAGTGTCTACGCACCACGGTGTTGGCAATGACCCCTGCCCTTCTGCTTAAAGTGATCGATATTATGGGTTATATACGCATTCCGGGTTATGTCTTTTTCATTATTGTGGTATTCTACGTTATCCTTGCCCTCATCTTCAATAAAGGCAAACACGCTAAAGAATAATATCAGCACACAGATTTATTCTGCCACAATTTGTCCGAAATTGTGCGATAGAACCATGTGATCAAAAAGATAAGCGAGCACACAATCACGATTGCGGCACCTGATGATATTCTAAAGTGGTAGGATATAACCAATCCCGCTATGCCCGAAAAGACGGCTATGCAAGCAGAAGCTAGCATAATAGACTTCACTGATCGGCCAATAAGACAAGCACTTGCCGCAGGAGTGATCAGTAAGGCAGTTGTCAGCAAAGCGCCCACAATCTGCACGGCTGAAACGACACTGAGAGCGATTAAAAAGAGTAAAACGTATCGAATTTTACCCGGATTAATTCCAATCGTTTTGGAATAGTCCGGATCGTAAGAGCTCAGTTTCAGTTCCTTATATAAGGCAAAGACCACGCTCAATACGACAATTGTAACGCCGCTCATAAACAGCAAATCCTGTGAAGTAATGCCCAAAACGCTCCCAAAAAGAATGCTACCAAAATCACGAAAAGAGCGAATAAAACTCATCATCAGAACACCCAAGGCAAACATGGCAGATAAAACGACGCCTATGGCGGTGTCCTCTCTAATTTCCTTTCGCGAAGAAAGCCAACCCACACCAAATGCGGTTATTACACTAGCTCCCAAAGCTCCCCAAACCATGGCAAACCCCTTTATGTAAGCAAATACGATACCCGGAAGTATTGTATGGGAAAGAGCGCCCCCGATAAAAGACATACGCCTGAGCACAACATAAGTACCAATAATGGAGCAATTGATCCCTGCGAGCGCAACACCACATATCGCCTTTTGCATAAAAGGGTAAGAAAAGGGGTCTGTTAACCAAGATAGCATATATTAAGAATCCTCCATTTTATGCTTACTGGCCCATTGAGCAGAGTTGACCTGTTTACCATCATGCATAAAGTATGCATTATCAAAATCTGTTTCCAGTCCTCCTAAGTCATGAGTCGCCATAAAAACTGTTTTACCCTTGTTACGCAAATCATCCAAGACAATTGAAATAATGTGCCGATTACGAGCATCAATCGCACTCAAAGGTTCATCGAGTAAAAATAAATCTGCCTTATGAACTAAAGCTCGACCCAGCAAAGCGCGCTGCTTCTGGCCTCCGGAAAGATGTTGAATGGAGTTATTTTTCAGTTCTACTAGCTGAAGGAGCTCCAGCGTTTCATTCACTATTTTGCGATCCGATTTAGAAGGATACTGTAACCACCCGAGATGAACGTACCTACCCGCTAATAAAAAATCGAACAGCGAAACGGGAAATGACCAGTCAATAGCGGCTCCTTGAGGTAAATAAGCAACTTGGTGAAGACATCCACCCACGTTATGGCCAAAGACCTTTAATGTACCAGAAACAATAGGCAACAGACCTGCTATAGCCTTGAGGAGAGTGGATTTACCAGCGCCATTAGCCCCCACCAGAGCAACTCGCATGCCTTGGGCAATCGTAATAGAAATATCCTTGAGCGCGGATCTATTGCCCCCCGGATAACCCGAATAAACATGGTGAGCCTCTAGTGCCGGAGCAGCCAGGAGTTTCTCATGTTCACAGGGTCCTTGATAGGGGAATTTCACAATCTAATAATCACTTATTATTCAAAGCTTTGACAATAGCATTCACATTATAATGCATCATGTCAACATAGGTACTCCCCTCAGAGCCCTCTTTACCCAGCGCTCCTGTGTAGAGCAAAATAGGTTTAGGTAAACCCGCCTCACGCGCCAACTGATCAATCAAGATAGGGTTTTGTATATTTTCACCAAAAACGGCCCGAACCTGATTGGCCTTAATAAGGTCAACTAATTGCGCAAACTTTTGAGCTGAAGGATCCTGAGTATCGGTTGTAACGGAGTCTAAAACGCTTCCGAGATAGCAAAAGTGGTAACGCTGGGCAAAGTATGCCAAGTTATCGTGGTTAGAAACTAAAATGCGCTGATCTTTAGGTAATACACTCACCTGCTTCTTTATCCAGTTGTCTAGAACAACCAAACTGGCGATGTAGGTATTGGCACGCTCCTCATAATAGGCAGCATGTTTTTCATCAATATCCGCTAACGTATCCCGAATCGTGAGTACCGAAATCATGGCACGATTAACATCGAACCAGAAATGAGGGTCATACTCACCATGATCATGCGCGTGGTGCGACTCTGTTGCTGAAGCTTCGTTAGCAACGGCAGCAGGCTTATTAGCATCGATTTGCTTTTCTTTATCCTCATGTGCGCAAGAACAGCAGCAAGGTTTACAAGCCTTTTTATCAAGGAGCGGTTGTTGCTTATTTCTTGGTTCCAGATAGCTTGAGGCAGTTAGGAATGCTATACCATCGCTAATAATAACACGTTCGGCTTTCGAATTCGAAGCCTTGTATAGCTTATCCAGCCAATATTCCAGCCCAAGGCCATTTTCAAATATTACATCAGCCTCCGCAAGTGCAATGGCATCCGCGGGCGTAGGCTCAAACGTATGAACATCGCTTTCACGCCCAACCAGAACAGTGAGGTTAATATCAGTTCCACCAACCTGGTGAACCCAATCGCCAAGGATGCTGTAGGTTGCTACCACATTAAGTTTATGGTCATTTCCCTGTGCGAAAGCGACATGGCTAATAGCAATCATTGCGGCACAGAAAATTATTTTTTGCACAAAGAGAGGTCGAGGAAAGCTACAATTTTTCATTGTTATTTTTGAGATATGTAATAGGTTAATTGAGGGAGCTAGATTATTATCAAGAAGGGCAAAATCCTAAACAACGGTTCCGGAAATGCCAATATAATTAATTCGCTGAATCAAAAATAAGCACTGTAAATTTTTTATTCCATGTTATCGACACCCGCCCCCTTCCGGCCAAAGCGATAACGTTTCAAGTCAGTTAATTGGTTAAAAAACAAGCATCTCGTTCCCGATGATCCACTAAATGAAAAAAAAGCTTTACATACCTCCCAAAATGTATTTTGCTTGTATCTTCACTAAAGAGCATTTTTGAAGTAATTTATATCATTATGGGAAATCTTAAGAAAAAAAGACGTTTAAAGATAAACAAGCACAAACGCAGGAAACGTTCCCGCGAGAATCGCCATAAGAAGCGTACTTGGTAGTTTATATAGCACTTTAGGGTGCTATAAGATGCTCAAATCTATTTTCAAAGCCAAAAACAATGTTTTTGGCTTTTTTGTTGTCTATTGTGATTCAATTGAGGGTGCTGAGCCTACAAAATCGGTTAAAGCTGCTTTATTCTTGCAAGAAAGAAGCTGAAGTATTTTTGGTCTTCTTATCTTGGACAGCCCTCAAGGCCTCTTTAGGCAAGGACAGGCGCTGATTTCCCTTTTGCTTACGCAAAGCAGCTTCCTTATTACTCTCCATCACGGAATCGAAGACCTCCTTACGGAAGATAGAGATTTTTCTAGGAGCCTCGATGGCTAACTTGACAAGATCCTTCTCTATCTTGGCTATTTTAACTAAGATTTCGTCTTCCCCGGAGCCAATAATAATAGACTCCCCCTCTTTTCTTGAAAGAACTAACATAGGAGATTCCTCCTCTTATTAAAGCTGAGTTTTGTTAGAGTATTAATCTTCATAAAGCAAGTGTCTGGGAGAATATTCATTAAAATTCTCTATGATAACCTGCTTCCCCTTCAAGGTTTTTTTATTAATCAATAACGGAGCTACCAAATTAACCGTAACAACCCTGCCGCCACCGGTATTATGTATTGTCACAATATTGAGCAAGCAAGTACCATCCGATTCAGAAATATTGAGCTGCTCGACATCATCCTCAGAAATTCTGATTGAGTAGTTATCGATTAAGCCCGCTGGTTCTACCACAAAGAATTCCAGCGCCTCTTCCTTAGTAGGACCCTGTTGCGTTTCTCTTAATCGCATAAAAGGGAGTTCGCCCTCATCATAAACGATTTCCATTTCTCTTAATTCCGAAAACCCAAGCAACCCCCGAACGAGCTTGATCTTATGGGCATCTTTGGGCATTTCCATTGTTATCGCGTTATCTTGATCTAACTTCATGTACATAGTATTTGTGGGGTTAATTGTGAAATTGCTCTACCTGATATAATTCATCAGAGACTCGCTCATTACTCTAGCGGCGCCCTGCATGGCTGCCGTGTAAGCTGTCTGAATTTTATTTAATTCTAAAATGGTTTGTGACATATCCGCATCAACATCACCGGAAATACTTTTATCCAAATTTTGATAAGATGCGCTATTTTGAGATTTAGCGGTCTGAACCCGCATTAATTTTGCACCCATGGTGCTGAGACTGTCCACGATGTCGTTCTCAGAAGTGATTAAAGCAGTCTGGGAGGAAGTAACAGCGGTTGTATTACTTGATTCCAAAGCGTCCCTTAAATTCAAAATATTATTAATGGCAGTCAGCATCTTATTATTTTCAGCCCCACCGGTATGGGGATCCACCATGGCATTTTCGGAAATGGAAAAACTAGCGGAACCACTATTTCCGACATAAGTTACGGCGGTTATTTTCCCATTTGAATCACGCGTTGTTGAAAAAGGACTTGCAGACGTTGCTGTTCCCGCAAACAGAGGGTCATCCAGGTATTCCGAGTTTGAGGATGATACCGCTTGCTCCAGAAGCTGATTTACTTCTTTTGCATAGTCTGTGTAATTTCTTGTTGAAACTCCGGATTGCGTAACCGTTGCAATTTCTTGAGCTCTGCTGACGGTTGACTTAAGACTTTGAATAGCATTCACGCTCATATTGAGCACATTTTCTGCTCTTTGAGCATTTTTTTGATATTGAGTTAAATCTCGCTGTAAAGACTGATAACCAATCGCTCGAGCTGCGGCAGCGGGATCATCACTCGCAACGGCCACTCTTTGACCGGAAGAAATTTGAGCCATTAATTGAAATTGACGACCATTCAGCTTCATTAAATTCATCTGTAAGTCTGTCGTAAAAGTATTACTGGCTGCTCTAATTATTTCACTCATCGATTATATGTCTCCTTTTTTCCTTAAAGTTTATACTCGGCTTGCCTCTTTAATTAACGAACCAATCCGACGAGCTCGTCCATTAACTGACTAATGACTGACATTACGCGCGCACTAGCCTGGTATGCTTTCTGATATCTCATAAGATTCGTGACCTCTTCATCCAGTGAAACCCCGCCGATCGTTGCGCGTTGTTTCTTATAGGACTGTAAAGCAAGATCTGAGCCAGATAATGCAGATTTTGCAGACGTAACCTCTTTGGCTACACCGGTGTTTATTTGATTAAAATAATCCGTAAACGTACCATTGATTGAGGCTCCCGAACCGGTTGAGAAAGTCTGGTCTACCAGACCAGCAACGGCAATGGCTAGCTCGTTCGCAGAAGCGGCTGACGTATTCGTTGTTTTAAGCGAAGTTACTGTAAGATTGGGATCAAGCGCAATCGTTGCCGCCGTTGTTCCCGTTGATAAAAAGAAATCCTGGCCTGTGGCGCTTGTAGGATTATAAGCTGTATTAACGGAACCAACAATTTGCGACGTGAGCGCATTCAGCTGCGTTTGGGTTTGGGCTAAAACACCGGTTCTAACAGATTGAACCCCACCTAGTGAGCCGGATTTAACATCCAAAGTAGCCGATGAAGTCCCACTAGCAACAAAGCTCGTACCATTATAATTGAGCGCGTTATCAACCACGCCTTTATTGACTAAAACGATATCATTTCCTGAAGTATCCTGGATAACAACCTGTACATTACCCGGCGAACTATCAATCGGTTTTACATTAAAATTAACATATTGGGCTAATTCTTCATATACCCCCTGTAATTCATCCCGCACTTCAAGTGCGGATCCCGGTTTACCCACCTCAAGTCGGGATATAGCGGTGTTAAAAGTTGCGATTTTACCCAAGAGATCATTTACCTTATTAACATCTCCATTAATCGTCTCAACCGCACTGGCATCGACCGTTGCCAGACGACTAGAAACGAGGTTCAACTTACTTACCAACGCAGATGCCTTTTCCACCAAAACAACCTTTTGGCTAGAATCGGTAGGCGTAGCAGACAATCCCTTAAAGGCGTTAAAAAAATCATCAATACCCTGTGCTATTCCCCCGGTTGAACCATTATCACTCGTAGTACTGATAGAACTTGTAGTTTGTGAGCGATCGATTTTTTCGCCAATGGCAGTTTCGATACTTGCAGAGAAAATTTGTTGTGATTTTAGAGAACCCTGCACCATGCCCTCTTTCACAATTTGATTATCTAAAATGACATTACGTACATTTTGAATGGTAGATATTTCGATGCCTAAGCTTTCCACACCACTACCCGCTAACGTAGAACCCGCTGTAGAGATAATGGCATACTGACGCGCGTATTTATCATTATTAAGATTGGCAATATTATTGCCCGCAATCGTAGCCTGCTTGGCATGGATATCCAAGGCCGTTGCTGCTTGTTTTAATCCTGAAAATAATCCTGACATATATTATTAAAAAACTTGTTAGACGGAAGCACTCACATGAGAACCATCTGAACCTGTTTTGAGAGAAAGAGACCCCTTGCGATCGTAAGTCTTCATGACCTTGTGGGGTTGAAAGGCGCGTATGACCTCTTCTGTAACTTCGTACGCCCGAGAAAGCAGCAAATGAGACTGGCCTGCTTTTCGTTGCGTTTTATCAATAAGCGCAATGACCTCCAACACAAGCGCCTCCACTAATCCCCGTATTTGTTCCGGAAAAAGAGGTAACAGTTTTAGGATAGAACCGTTTACAGCAACTCCCAAATTTTTGCCCAGAGATTCAATAATCAACTCCCGCTTGTTGCGAAGATCTTGGTTAATGGCAATTTGTTCATCTATCTTTTGTTTATACTCCAGGACATTTACAGAATCGTGCTTCAGTATATAGGTTTGCTGCTCCTCCAGAAGGTTTAACAAACCCCCATATTCTTCTATCTCAGATCGAAGCGCTTCGACAAGACTTTGGTAAAGTTGATTGTGAAATTGGTTAGTCATGGCAAACATAGTATTTATTATTATTACTGTTGCGGGTTAGAAAGTTGTTTAATTTGAGAACTGTAGTTGATTCCGAACAAACGTTCACGAGAGGTAATA
This is a stretch of genomic DNA from Verrucomicrobia bacterium CG1_02_43_26. It encodes these proteins:
- a CDS encoding putative Fe-S cluster assembly protein SufT; this translates as MSSENHKILSRECQATMIPVGDHVNLPAGTKVTITHRLGGNFTVTSDYGMFRIQGKDADAIGEPIPAEVPQEEESTPENHDGSVDEEALWSALKKVFDPEIPVNIVDLGLIYSLQTTPLETGGNHVLVHMTLTAPGCGMGPVIAEDAKNQLLAVNGIKDATVDIVWDPPWNQDMISEEGKMQLGLI
- a CDS encoding flagellar hook-associated protein FlgK is translated as MSGLFSGLKQAATALDIHAKQATIAGNNIANLNNDKYARQYAIISTAGSTLAGSGVESLGIEISTIQNVRNVILDNQIVKEGMVQGSLKSQQIFSASIETAIGEKIDRSQTTSSISTTSDNGSTGGIAQGIDDFFNAFKGLSATPTDSSQKVVLVEKASALVSKLNLVSSRLATVDASAVETINGDVNKVNDLLGKIATFNTAISRLEVGKPGSALEVRDELQGVYEELAQYVNFNVKPIDSSPGNVQVVIQDTSGNDIVLVNKGVVDNALNYNGTSFVASGTSSATLDVKSGSLGGVQSVRTGVLAQTQTQLNALTSQIVGSVNTAYNPTSATGQDFFLSTGTTAATIALDPNLTVTSLKTTNTSAASANELAIAVAGLVDQTFSTGSGASINGTFTDYFNQINTGVAKEVTSAKSALSGSDLALQSYKKQRATIGGVSLDEEVTNLMRYQKAYQASARVMSVISQLMDELVGLVR
- a CDS encoding manganese ABC transporter permease yields the protein MLSWLTDPFSYPFMQKAICGVALAGINCSIIGTYVVLRRMSFIGGALSHTILPGIVFAYIKGFAMVWGALGASVITAFGVGWLSSRKEIREDTAIGVVLSAMFALGVLMMSFIRSFRDFGSILFGSVLGITSQDLLFMSGVTIVVLSVVFALYKELKLSSYDPDYSKTIGINPGKIRYVLLFLIALSVVSAVQIVGALLTTALLITPAASACLIGRSVKSIMLASACIAVFSGIAGLVISYHFRISSGAAIVIVCSLIFLITWFYRTISDKLWQNKSVC